In a single window of the Grus americana isolate bGruAme1 chromosome 31, bGruAme1.mat, whole genome shotgun sequence genome:
- the HNRNPA1 gene encoding heterogeneous nuclear ribonucleoprotein A1 isoform X2 — translation MAKSESPKEPEQLRKLFIGGLSFETTDESLRSHFEQWGTLTDCVVMRDPNTKRSRGFGFVTYSSVEEVDAAMNARPHKVDGRVVEPKRAVSREDSQRPGAHLTVKKIFVGGIKEDTEEHHLRDYFGQYGKIEVIEIMTDRGSGKKRGFAFVTFDDHDSVDKIVIQKYHTVNGHNCEVRKALSKQEMASASASQRGRSGSGNFGGGRGGGFGGNDNFSRGGNFGGRGGFGGSRGGGYGGGGDGYNGFGNDGYGGSGPGYSGGNRGYGGSSTYDGYNNGGGGFGGGSGGRRPARGPALAVRNGLSEAGTGSNFGGGGNYNDFGSYNNQSSNFGPMKGGNFGGRSSGPYGGGGYGSSSGGGSYGGGRRF, via the exons TCTCCAAAGGAGCCCGAGCAGCTCCGCAAGCTCTTCATTGGCGGCCTCAGCTTCGAAACCACAGACGAGAGCCTCCGCAGCCACTTCGAGCAATGGGGCACCCTGACCGACTGCGTG GTGATGAGAGACCCGAACACCAAACGCTCGCGAGGTTTCGGCTTCGTCACGTACTCCTCGGTGGAAGAGGTCGACGCCGCCATGAACGCCCGGCCGCACAAAGTGGACGGCAGAGTCGTTGAACCAAAGAGGGCCGTATCCAGAGAG GATTCCCAGCGGCCCGGAGCCcacctcacagtgaagaaaatctTTGTGGGCGGAATCAAGGAGGACACAGAGGAGCATCACTTGAGAGACTATTTTGGCCAATATGGCAAAATCGAAGTCATCGAGATCATGACGGATCGCGGCAGCGGCAAGAAGAGGGGTTTCGCCTTCGTTACCTTTGACGACCACGACTCCGTCGACAAGATAGTCA TTCAGAAATACCACACTGTGAACGGGCACAACTGCGAGGTGAGGAAAGCCCTCTCGAAGCAGGAGATGGCCAGCGCCTCAGCCAGCCAGAGAG GCCGCAGCGGTTCCGGGAATTTCGGCGGCGGCCGCGGAGGCGGATTCGGCGGTAACGACAACTTCAGTCGCGGCGGCAACTTCGGCGGCCGTG GTGGGTTTGGTGGCAGCCGCGGTGGCGGTTATGGCGGCGGCGGAGACGGCTATAATGGATTTGGCAATGACG gTTACGGCGGCAGCGGCCCCGGCTACTCTGGCGGCAACCGGGGCTACGGCGGCAGCAGCACCTACGACGGTTATAATAACGGCGGGGGGGGTTTCGGCGGCGGCAGCGGAGGACGGCGTCCCGCCCGGGGACCCGCGCTCGCCGTGCGGAACGGCCTTTCGGAAGCGGGCACAG GCAGCAATTTTGGCGGCGGGGGGAACTACAACGATTTCGGCAGTTACAACAACCAGTCGTCCAATTTCGGCCCCATGAAGGGGGGCAACTTCGGGGGCAGGAGCTCGGGGCCGTACGGCGGCG GCGGTTACGGCAGCTcgagcggcggcggcagctACGGCGGCGGCAGGAGGTTTTAA
- the HNRNPA1 gene encoding heterogeneous nuclear ribonucleoprotein A1 isoform X1: protein MAKSESPKEPEQLRKLFIGGLSFETTDESLRSHFEQWGTLTDCVVMRDPNTKRSRGFGFVTYSSVEEVDAAMNARPHKVDGRVVEPKRAVSREDSQRPGAHLTVKKIFVGGIKEDTEEHHLRDYFGQYGKIEVIEIMTDRGSGKKRGFAFVTFDDHDSVDKIVIQKYHTVNGHNCEVRKALSKQEMASASASQRGCPPPPPPLLGRSGSGNFGGGRGGGFGGNDNFSRGGNFGGRGGFGGSRGGGYGGGGDGYNGFGNDGYGGSGPGYSGGNRGYGGSSTYDGYNNGGGGFGGGSGGRRPARGPALAVRNGLSEAGTGSNFGGGGNYNDFGSYNNQSSNFGPMKGGNFGGRSSGPYGGGGYGSSSGGGSYGGGRRF, encoded by the exons TCTCCAAAGGAGCCCGAGCAGCTCCGCAAGCTCTTCATTGGCGGCCTCAGCTTCGAAACCACAGACGAGAGCCTCCGCAGCCACTTCGAGCAATGGGGCACCCTGACCGACTGCGTG GTGATGAGAGACCCGAACACCAAACGCTCGCGAGGTTTCGGCTTCGTCACGTACTCCTCGGTGGAAGAGGTCGACGCCGCCATGAACGCCCGGCCGCACAAAGTGGACGGCAGAGTCGTTGAACCAAAGAGGGCCGTATCCAGAGAG GATTCCCAGCGGCCCGGAGCCcacctcacagtgaagaaaatctTTGTGGGCGGAATCAAGGAGGACACAGAGGAGCATCACTTGAGAGACTATTTTGGCCAATATGGCAAAATCGAAGTCATCGAGATCATGACGGATCGCGGCAGCGGCAAGAAGAGGGGTTTCGCCTTCGTTACCTTTGACGACCACGACTCCGTCGACAAGATAGTCA TTCAGAAATACCACACTGTGAACGGGCACAACTGCGAGGTGAGGAAAGCCCTCTCGAAGCAGGAGATGGCCAGCGCCTCAGCCAGCCAGAGAG GCtgtcccccccctccgccccctcTCCTAGGCCGCAGCGGTTCCGGGAATTTCGGCGGCGGCCGCGGAGGCGGATTCGGCGGTAACGACAACTTCAGTCGCGGCGGCAACTTCGGCGGCCGTG GTGGGTTTGGTGGCAGCCGCGGTGGCGGTTATGGCGGCGGCGGAGACGGCTATAATGGATTTGGCAATGACG gTTACGGCGGCAGCGGCCCCGGCTACTCTGGCGGCAACCGGGGCTACGGCGGCAGCAGCACCTACGACGGTTATAATAACGGCGGGGGGGGTTTCGGCGGCGGCAGCGGAGGACGGCGTCCCGCCCGGGGACCCGCGCTCGCCGTGCGGAACGGCCTTTCGGAAGCGGGCACAG GCAGCAATTTTGGCGGCGGGGGGAACTACAACGATTTCGGCAGTTACAACAACCAGTCGTCCAATTTCGGCCCCATGAAGGGGGGCAACTTCGGGGGCAGGAGCTCGGGGCCGTACGGCGGCG GCGGTTACGGCAGCTcgagcggcggcggcagctACGGCGGCGGCAGGAGGTTTTAA
- the HNRNPA1 gene encoding heterogeneous nuclear ribonucleoprotein A1 isoform X3, which yields MAKSESPKEPEQLRKLFIGGLSFETTDESLRSHFEQWGTLTDCVVMRDPNTKRSRGFGFVTYSSVEEVDAAMNARPHKVDGRVVEPKRAVSREDSQRPGAHLTVKKIFVGGIKEDTEEHHLRDYFGQYGKIEVIEIMTDRGSGKKRGFAFVTFDDHDSVDKIVIQKYHTVNGHNCEVRKALSKQEMASASASQRGCPPPPPPLLGRSGSGNFGGGRGGGFGGNDNFSRGGNFGGRGYGGSGPGYSGGNRGYGGSSTYDGYNNGGGGFGGGSGGRRPARGPALAVRNGLSEAGTGSNFGGGGNYNDFGSYNNQSSNFGPMKGGNFGGRSSGPYGGGGYGSSSGGGSYGGGRRF from the exons TCTCCAAAGGAGCCCGAGCAGCTCCGCAAGCTCTTCATTGGCGGCCTCAGCTTCGAAACCACAGACGAGAGCCTCCGCAGCCACTTCGAGCAATGGGGCACCCTGACCGACTGCGTG GTGATGAGAGACCCGAACACCAAACGCTCGCGAGGTTTCGGCTTCGTCACGTACTCCTCGGTGGAAGAGGTCGACGCCGCCATGAACGCCCGGCCGCACAAAGTGGACGGCAGAGTCGTTGAACCAAAGAGGGCCGTATCCAGAGAG GATTCCCAGCGGCCCGGAGCCcacctcacagtgaagaaaatctTTGTGGGCGGAATCAAGGAGGACACAGAGGAGCATCACTTGAGAGACTATTTTGGCCAATATGGCAAAATCGAAGTCATCGAGATCATGACGGATCGCGGCAGCGGCAAGAAGAGGGGTTTCGCCTTCGTTACCTTTGACGACCACGACTCCGTCGACAAGATAGTCA TTCAGAAATACCACACTGTGAACGGGCACAACTGCGAGGTGAGGAAAGCCCTCTCGAAGCAGGAGATGGCCAGCGCCTCAGCCAGCCAGAGAG GCtgtcccccccctccgccccctcTCCTAGGCCGCAGCGGTTCCGGGAATTTCGGCGGCGGCCGCGGAGGCGGATTCGGCGGTAACGACAACTTCAGTCGCGGCGGCAACTTCGGCGGCCGTG gTTACGGCGGCAGCGGCCCCGGCTACTCTGGCGGCAACCGGGGCTACGGCGGCAGCAGCACCTACGACGGTTATAATAACGGCGGGGGGGGTTTCGGCGGCGGCAGCGGAGGACGGCGTCCCGCCCGGGGACCCGCGCTCGCCGTGCGGAACGGCCTTTCGGAAGCGGGCACAG GCAGCAATTTTGGCGGCGGGGGGAACTACAACGATTTCGGCAGTTACAACAACCAGTCGTCCAATTTCGGCCCCATGAAGGGGGGCAACTTCGGGGGCAGGAGCTCGGGGCCGTACGGCGGCG GCGGTTACGGCAGCTcgagcggcggcggcagctACGGCGGCGGCAGGAGGTTTTAA
- the HNRNPA1 gene encoding heterogeneous nuclear ribonucleoprotein A1 isoform X4 has protein sequence MAKSESPKEPEQLRKLFIGGLSFETTDESLRSHFEQWGTLTDCVVMRDPNTKRSRGFGFVTYSSVEEVDAAMNARPHKVDGRVVEPKRAVSREDSQRPGAHLTVKKIFVGGIKEDTEEHHLRDYFGQYGKIEVIEIMTDRGSGKKRGFAFVTFDDHDSVDKIVIQKYHTVNGHNCEVRKALSKQEMASASASQRGRSGSGNFGGGRGGGFGGNDNFSRGGNFGGRGYGGSGPGYSGGNRGYGGSSTYDGYNNGGGGFGGGSGGRRPARGPALAVRNGLSEAGTGSNFGGGGNYNDFGSYNNQSSNFGPMKGGNFGGRSSGPYGGGGYGSSSGGGSYGGGRRF, from the exons TCTCCAAAGGAGCCCGAGCAGCTCCGCAAGCTCTTCATTGGCGGCCTCAGCTTCGAAACCACAGACGAGAGCCTCCGCAGCCACTTCGAGCAATGGGGCACCCTGACCGACTGCGTG GTGATGAGAGACCCGAACACCAAACGCTCGCGAGGTTTCGGCTTCGTCACGTACTCCTCGGTGGAAGAGGTCGACGCCGCCATGAACGCCCGGCCGCACAAAGTGGACGGCAGAGTCGTTGAACCAAAGAGGGCCGTATCCAGAGAG GATTCCCAGCGGCCCGGAGCCcacctcacagtgaagaaaatctTTGTGGGCGGAATCAAGGAGGACACAGAGGAGCATCACTTGAGAGACTATTTTGGCCAATATGGCAAAATCGAAGTCATCGAGATCATGACGGATCGCGGCAGCGGCAAGAAGAGGGGTTTCGCCTTCGTTACCTTTGACGACCACGACTCCGTCGACAAGATAGTCA TTCAGAAATACCACACTGTGAACGGGCACAACTGCGAGGTGAGGAAAGCCCTCTCGAAGCAGGAGATGGCCAGCGCCTCAGCCAGCCAGAGAG GCCGCAGCGGTTCCGGGAATTTCGGCGGCGGCCGCGGAGGCGGATTCGGCGGTAACGACAACTTCAGTCGCGGCGGCAACTTCGGCGGCCGTG gTTACGGCGGCAGCGGCCCCGGCTACTCTGGCGGCAACCGGGGCTACGGCGGCAGCAGCACCTACGACGGTTATAATAACGGCGGGGGGGGTTTCGGCGGCGGCAGCGGAGGACGGCGTCCCGCCCGGGGACCCGCGCTCGCCGTGCGGAACGGCCTTTCGGAAGCGGGCACAG GCAGCAATTTTGGCGGCGGGGGGAACTACAACGATTTCGGCAGTTACAACAACCAGTCGTCCAATTTCGGCCCCATGAAGGGGGGCAACTTCGGGGGCAGGAGCTCGGGGCCGTACGGCGGCG GCGGTTACGGCAGCTcgagcggcggcggcagctACGGCGGCGGCAGGAGGTTTTAA